One Branchiostoma floridae strain S238N-H82 chromosome 15, Bfl_VNyyK, whole genome shotgun sequence DNA window includes the following coding sequences:
- the LOC118431424 gene encoding cholecystokinin receptor-like — protein sequence MKARTMFMYGKARRAVVLIWVLSFLLASPSLAVQGLVKFDWGTGDTIYHCQQVWSSVVYERLYVLYGLAVLFVLPLAIMVFSYGCVIREIVQRRRGQMSESKHEENAVPGDNKGKTTSFRRFSEHLRRGPHHLEGVGGTENAPHGSRMTSIALLLETITQGNADDNSAASRKPKCQVQVLGDENGLQIIKMLLVVMAVFVSCWGPLLIRHTLVTFDLLDEHTQLMYALRITFHLLSYLNSCANPVCYAFMSRSFRISFRQAIAPCGQGRASYRREDRPLPRRYLAGNLPIPEVFVEHFDEPSLGEGYAMEKTQGTPLGTPLGTPDRQSLRGANSDEELHHQLKSIEGALGHEGGADALELHNGKINGQIHSMGSVYCVTQNALSFVTSV from the exons ATGAAGGCCCGTACCATGTTCATGTACGGGAAGGCCCGCCGTGCTGTGGTGCTGATCTGGGTGTTGTCTTTCCTCCTGGCCTCACCAAGTCTCGCGGTGCAG GGTCTTGTAAAGTTTGACTGGGGGACGGGCGATACCATCTACCACTGTCAGCAGGTGTGGTCGTCGGTGGTGTACGAGCGTCTGTACGTGTTGTACGGCCTGGCGGTTCTCTTCGTCCTCCCCCTCGCCATAATGGTCTTCTCCTACGGCTGCGTCATCCGGGAGATCGTGCAGCGGCGGAGGGGTCAGATGTCAGAAAGTAAGCATGAAGAAAACGCCGTCCCCGGGGACAACAAAGG AAAGACGACGTCCTTCCGTCGGTTCTCCGAACATCTCCGGCGAGGTCCCCACCATCTCGAGGGAGTCGGAGGCACTGAGAACGCACCACACGGCTCCAGAATGACGTCAATAGCGTTGCTACTGGAAACCATCACCCAGGGCAACGCAGACGACAATAGTGCAGCTTCTCGGAAGCCAAAGTGTCAAGTGCAAGTCCTGGGGGATGAAAATGGCCTGCAG ATTATAAAAATGCTTCTGGTTGTGATGGCGGTGTTTGTCAGTTGCTGGGGCCCGCTGCTGATCCGCCACAcgctggtgacctttgacctcctggACGAGCACACTCAGCTGATGTACGCCCTGCGCATCACCTTCCACCTGCTGTCCTACCTTAACAGCTGCGCGAACCCGGTCTGTTACGCCTTCATGTCGCGCAGCTTCCGCATCAGTTTCAGACAG GCGATAGCACCGTGCGGTCAAGGTCGTGCCTCGTACAGACGTGAAGACCGACCGTTACCACGACGGTACTTGGCGGGAAACCTCCCGATCCCAGAGGTATTCGTGGAGCACTTTGACGAGCCGTCATTGGGAGAAGGCTACGCCATGGAGAAAACACAGGGCACCCCTCTCGGAACCCCGCTTGGCACCCCTGATAGACAGTCACTAAGGGGAGCAAATTCTGACGAAGAACTGCACCACCAACTGAAGTCAATAGAGGGCGCTCTAGGCCATGAGGGTGGCGCAGATGCGTTAGAACTTCACAATGGAAAGATCAATGGCCAAATTCATTCTATGGGATCTGTCTACTGTGTAACTCAGAATGCTTTGTCCTTCGTGACATCTGTGTAG
- the LOC118432304 gene encoding prolactin-releasing peptide receptor-like, translated as MAAPDNFESAEKNVSNSTGPNATLPEPYVGAAAILENLPVSVPTILTYAVCFLLGTVGNVLVIFSVARFRRLRSTTNYLLGNLATADLLIVALCVPVKAAEFFLPSWQLGGFLCKATALLQFLSVICSVLTLTCISIER; from the coding sequence ATGGCGGCTCCTGATAATTTCGAAAGCGCCGAGAAAAACGTCAGTAACTCGACGGGCCCGAACGCGACCCTCCCCGAGCCTTACGTGGGTGCGGCCGCCATCCTGGAGAACCTGCCGGTCTCCGTGCCCACCATCCTGACCTACGCCGTCTGCTTCCTTCTCGGCACCGTCGGGAACGTGCTGGTGATCTTCTCCGTGGCGCGTTTTCGGCGGCTCCGCTCCACCACCAACTACCTCCTGGGCAACCTGGCCACGGCGGACCTGCTGATCGTGGCGCTTTGCGTGCCCGTCAAGGCGGCGGAGTTCTTCCTGCCGTCCTGGCAGCTGGGCGGCTTCCTGTGTAAGGCCACGGCACTCCTACAGTTCCTGTCCGTCATCTGCTCCGTCCTCACGCTCACCTGCATCTCCATAGAGAGGTGA